Proteins encoded within one genomic window of Candidatus Syntrophocurvum alkaliphilum:
- a CDS encoding aminotransferase class IV, with product MQIWLNGILVDKNEAKIKITLPAFRYGQGLFSTTRISNSEPVWIKDHLLRINSSLQYFNFKPINTNKIKNDIKNFIKQTQIHEGYLRIMVWGNQNENDICLMAEKLAITTNIPVKLIMNNFKHHSTDPLTKHKTLNYWKNELAFKFATQKGCYDAILINENNHICETSRCNIFWVKNNTLYTPEISCGLLPGIARQKVIEKAMKQNIKVFEVAANILEVYEADEVFLTNSVRGLIPVKSINKNIYKGMNKITNQLTLF from the coding sequence GTGCAAATATGGCTAAATGGAATATTAGTAGATAAAAATGAAGCTAAAATAAAAATAACCCTACCTGCATTTAGGTATGGTCAAGGTTTATTTTCAACAACTAGAATCAGTAATAGTGAACCTGTATGGATAAAAGACCACCTCTTAAGAATAAACTCGTCCTTACAATACTTTAACTTTAAACCTATTAATACAAATAAAATAAAAAATGATATTAAAAATTTTATAAAACAAACCCAAATACATGAAGGATATTTGCGAATAATGGTTTGGGGCAATCAAAATGAAAATGATATATGTCTAATGGCAGAAAAATTAGCCATTACAACTAATATACCTGTAAAACTAATTATGAATAATTTTAAACACCATTCTACAGATCCATTGACAAAGCACAAAACCCTTAATTATTGGAAAAACGAATTAGCTTTTAAATTTGCAACACAAAAAGGGTGTTATGATGCTATTTTAATTAATGAAAACAATCATATATGTGAGACTAGTAGGTGTAATATATTTTGGGTAAAAAATAACACCCTATATACTCCAGAAATTTCATGTGGTTTACTACCAGGTATTGCACGGCAAAAGGTGATAGAAAAAGCCATGAAACAAAATATAAAGGTGTTTGAAGTTGCTGCAAATATTCTAGAGGTTTATGAAGCTGATGAAGTATTTTTAACTAACAGTGTAAGAGGATTAATACCAGTAAAATCAATAAATAAAAACATATATAAAGGGATGAACAAAATTACCAATCAGCTTACTCTTTTCTAA
- a CDS encoding DUF134 domain-containing protein, with the protein MPRPRKRRNVCCLPENNMFGPLQIPSLSNEIIVMTVEEYESIRLIDLEGMLQEECAEKMDVARTTVQRIYSDARKKLAESLVNGKVLKIKGGDYKLCEHNKQIFGCGKCHGHRFGQK; encoded by the coding sequence ATGCCTAGACCTAGAAAGCGCAGAAACGTCTGTTGTTTGCCAGAAAATAATATGTTTGGTCCACTCCAAATACCAAGTTTAAGTAATGAAATTATAGTGATGACTGTTGAAGAATATGAATCTATTCGTCTTATAGATTTAGAAGGTATGCTACAAGAGGAGTGTGCAGAAAAAATGGATGTAGCTCGCACTACTGTACAAAGAATTTACAGTGATGCTCGCAAAAAACTTGCTGAATCTTTGGTTAACGGAAAGGTTTTAAAAATAAAAGGAGGAGATTACAAGCTTTGTGAGCACAACAAGCAAATTTTTGGATGTGGCAAATGTCACGGACATAGATTTGGGCAGAAGTAA
- a CDS encoding M15 family metallopeptidase, giving the protein MIINKIIAVLLVALLFITGSLTVIDRQLINSSYYKDRVILGFMERTGLGEPILNAFYADTPPMPPIILEGTTKDTNLTISKQKVLDKLKYTPLEDELLTFDSKPHININNEKLLINLSELKNNSKSNPKQQSVVWNEDLKAVIITINNYKIIIRQDYLSTVPDKIQKINNPEDLLVLVNKNNQLPADYVPEDLIDPSVPSSKPANDPSRLLRPEAAEALEAMFADAKKEGLELIAVSGYRSYDLQKQIFTNLAAIRGEEKANLTSAYPGQSEHQTGLAMDIALKSDPRLTTSFGDTREGKWVAENAHLYGFIIRYPKDKTHITGYAYEPWHLRYIGKDIAQEITQMGLTFEEYLYKMEFNSKLYMYLN; this is encoded by the coding sequence GTGATAATTAATAAAATAATTGCCGTACTATTAGTCGCTTTGTTATTTATAACAGGAAGCTTAACCGTTATAGACAGACAACTTATTAACAGCTCTTATTATAAAGATAGGGTTATACTAGGTTTTATGGAAAGAACAGGACTGGGTGAACCAATACTAAATGCATTCTATGCAGATACCCCTCCAATGCCGCCGATAATATTAGAAGGTACAACTAAAGATACTAATTTAACTATTTCTAAACAAAAGGTATTAGACAAGCTAAAATATACTCCATTAGAAGATGAACTATTAACTTTTGACAGTAAACCCCATATAAATATTAATAATGAAAAGCTTTTAATTAATTTAAGTGAGTTAAAAAATAATAGTAAATCTAATCCCAAACAACAGAGTGTTGTGTGGAATGAAGACTTAAAAGCAGTAATTATTACAATTAATAATTACAAGATAATAATAAGACAAGACTACTTATCAACAGTACCGGATAAAATACAAAAAATTAACAATCCAGAAGATCTGCTAGTGTTAGTAAATAAAAACAATCAATTGCCAGCTGACTATGTTCCCGAAGATTTAATTGATCCATCAGTTCCTTCATCTAAACCAGCAAATGATCCAAGTAGATTACTACGTCCCGAAGCAGCAGAAGCTTTAGAAGCAATGTTTGCAGATGCCAAAAAGGAAGGTCTAGAGTTAATAGCTGTGTCAGGATATCGCTCTTATGACCTACAAAAGCAAATATTTACTAACCTTGCAGCTATTAGAGGAGAGGAAAAAGCTAATCTAACTAGTGCTTACCCAGGTCAAAGTGAGCATCAAACAGGGTTAGCAATGGATATAGCCCTTAAAAGTGATCCACGCTTAACTACAAGCTTTGGAGATACTCGTGAAGGAAAATGGGTTGCAGAAAATGCTCATTTATATGGCTTTATTATTCGTTATCCTAAAGATAAAACCCATATTACGGGCTATGCTTACGAGCCTTGGCATTTACGCTATATAGGCAAAGATATAGCACAAGAAATAACTCAGATGGGACTAACGTTTGAAGAATATCTATATAAAATGGAGTTTAACTCTAAATTATATATGTACTTAAACTAA
- a CDS encoding CapA family protein, protein MFNKIMINIKHIALLTLFLLTSFILIGCNDIEGVFSDKKTKEPPKVDEKKDELLKEEPEETHFRITAVGDIMVHGPQIRAQFNAENNNYNFDNNFTFVKPYFKQSDILIGNLETTFAGEDRGYSGYPMFNAPDELAKTLSKKGFDYIVTANNHSIDKGKQGLKRTVDILEKNNLKAVGTRKNLENPGYYVENINGVNVGITAFTYETPLIHGHRSLNGIIMDEELSQLVDSFSYQNLEEEVLNIKNRIKKLKDLGAELTIVYMHWGNEYQTYPSMEQKKVANKLANFGVDIIFGSHPHVIQPFDIIKSNDAQHETLVFYSLGNFISNQRLKYLDTRLTEKGIIVNIDLKEVEGEISYEEITYTPTWVHKYQYDGQVNYEILPLPDVLNNQKLYNLPTQKEAVAANAKLNTKDKITEINNNLFLEPVLEEEKIKIE, encoded by the coding sequence GTGTTTAACAAAATAATGATAAATATAAAACATATAGCATTACTAACCTTATTCTTATTAACTAGCTTTATCTTAATAGGTTGTAATGACATAGAGGGTGTTTTTAGTGATAAAAAAACTAAGGAACCTCCTAAAGTAGATGAAAAAAAGGATGAATTATTAAAAGAAGAACCAGAGGAAACTCATTTTAGAATTACAGCAGTTGGAGACATAATGGTTCACGGGCCTCAAATAAGGGCACAGTTTAATGCAGAAAATAACAATTATAACTTTGATAATAATTTTACCTTTGTAAAACCATACTTTAAGCAAAGCGATATCTTAATTGGTAACCTAGAAACCACATTTGCAGGAGAGGATAGGGGGTACTCTGGTTACCCTATGTTTAATGCCCCTGATGAATTAGCTAAAACCTTAAGTAAAAAAGGATTTGACTATATAGTTACTGCTAACAACCATTCAATTGACAAAGGAAAGCAAGGTTTAAAAAGGACAGTCGATATTTTAGAAAAGAACAACTTAAAAGCAGTTGGAACTAGAAAAAACTTAGAAAATCCAGGCTACTATGTAGAAAACATAAACGGAGTTAACGTAGGCATTACTGCTTTTACTTATGAAACCCCATTAATTCATGGTCATAGGTCATTAAATGGCATCATAATGGATGAAGAACTAAGCCAATTGGTTGACAGTTTTAGCTATCAAAACTTAGAAGAAGAAGTTTTAAATATAAAAAATAGAATTAAAAAACTTAAGGACTTAGGCGCAGAACTAACAATTGTTTATATGCACTGGGGTAATGAATATCAAACATATCCTAGTATGGAGCAAAAGAAGGTTGCTAATAAATTAGCTAATTTTGGTGTAGATATTATATTTGGAAGTCATCCTCATGTTATCCAACCCTTTGACATAATAAAATCAAATGATGCACAACATGAGACCCTAGTTTTTTATTCATTAGGAAACTTTATCTCTAATCAGAGACTAAAATACTTAGATACTCGCCTCACGGAGAAAGGTATTATAGTAAATATAGACTTAAAGGAAGTAGAAGGGGAAATATCGTATGAAGAGATTACATATACACCAACATGGGTACACAAATACCAATATGATGGACAAGTAAATTATGAAATATTACCTTTACCAGATGTGCTAAATAATCAAAAACTTTATAATTTACCTACACAAAAAGAAGCTGTAGCAGCTAATGCAAAATTAAATACAAAAGATAAAATAACAGAAATAAATAATAATTTATTTTTAGAACCGGTACTAGAAGAAGAAAAAATAAAAATTGAGTAA
- a CDS encoding flavodoxin family protein, protein MKKVLGLVTSHRKLGNSELLVKEIMSNIPEECSREIIRLTDLKLESCKACYRCLQPEKNCPIEDDFNYVLSKIKEADALIIGVPVYLLGPHGYYKMLTDRLLGAENYAKYTENKPCVIVIPYGTKGWEGYSKAAVMVMPRILKMKIVDCWQVHATLPGDSLLKSDNLKYAQSLGLGLFNGYEYKSGTRECSYCGSDLLRLLAGNKVECPICGAQGTLKYDNIPDFTDAEYYRFSNKEMEEHFKVWLTEMKKRFLTERDKLKEVQKGYKDKDWWIKP, encoded by the coding sequence ATGAAAAAAGTTCTCGGATTAGTAACATCTCATAGAAAATTAGGTAACAGCGAGCTTTTAGTTAAAGAGATCATGAGCAATATACCTGAGGAATGTAGTCGGGAAATAATCCGCCTGACTGATTTGAAGCTCGAATCATGCAAGGCCTGTTATCGGTGCTTGCAGCCGGAAAAAAATTGTCCCATTGAAGATGATTTTAATTATGTATTAAGCAAAATAAAAGAAGCCGATGCACTAATTATTGGGGTTCCAGTATATCTCTTAGGACCTCACGGATATTATAAGATGTTGACCGACCGTCTATTAGGAGCGGAGAACTACGCAAAATATACTGAGAACAAACCATGTGTGATAGTAATCCCTTATGGGACAAAAGGTTGGGAAGGTTACAGCAAAGCAGCAGTCATGGTAATGCCAAGGATTCTTAAGATGAAGATTGTTGATTGCTGGCAGGTTCATGCTACATTACCGGGTGACTCACTGTTGAAATCCGACAATTTAAAGTATGCACAGAGCCTAGGTCTAGGGCTTTTCAATGGTTATGAATATAAATCTGGGACTAGGGAATGTTCTTATTGTGGGTCTGACCTTTTACGATTGCTTGCGGGAAACAAAGTGGAGTGTCCTATCTGTGGTGCACAAGGCACCCTAAAGTACGATAATATACCTGACTTTACTGATGCAGAATACTACCGTTTTTCAAATAAAGAGATGGAAGAACACTTCAAAGTATGGTTGACAGAGATGAAAAAGCGGTTTTTAACCGAAAGAGATAAATTAAAAGAAGTGCAAAAAGGATACAAGGATAAAGATTGGTGGATTAAACCCTGA
- a CDS encoding TetR/AcrR family transcriptional regulator, translating into MKCSIDLFIEKGYFNTSIRDIIARSGVGTGTFYNYFIDKEDILKALLEDFADQIISGIKEYYTIEKDLYLRFVETKRLTMEVFAQNEALSEIYSRVAGASAPIDQCLQQFEDRLIELYSRNIEYGIKKGVFKDIPVLPVAHSILSTEKYLLYKWIVLKAITKEEMIEMVVSFHETLATGLLVNN; encoded by the coding sequence TTGAAGTGTTCTATCGATCTTTTTATTGAGAAGGGTTATTTCAATACGTCAATTCGCGACATTATCGCTCGGTCAGGAGTTGGAACCGGTACTTTTTATAATTATTTCATTGATAAGGAAGATATTCTAAAAGCACTGCTCGAAGATTTTGCCGATCAAATTATCTCTGGTATTAAAGAATATTACACAATAGAAAAGGATCTGTATCTAAGATTTGTGGAGACAAAGCGTTTAACTATGGAAGTTTTTGCTCAAAATGAAGCTCTATCGGAGATATATAGTCGAGTTGCTGGCGCAAGTGCTCCTATTGATCAATGCTTACAACAATTCGAGGATAGACTAATAGAGTTATATTCAAGAAATATTGAATATGGTATTAAAAAAGGTGTTTTTAAAGATATCCCGGTTCTTCCTGTTGCACATTCCATATTAAGCACTGAAAAATACTTGTTATACAAATGGATTGTTCTCAAGGCTATAACAAAAGAAGAAATGATCGAGATGGTTGTTTCTTTCCATGAAACATTAGCTACTGGATTATTAGTCAATAACTAG
- a CDS encoding DUF2294 domain-containing protein, which translates to MSSLSDQNPKNIVNMNMKLDDRQRRKLQHELKIYMEQYFKQRLGKGVDYTKVIIWDDMLIIRGERFLTEPEIYIVETSAGREVVRAARMKVAQQHAIENVPYFEEKLNAKVVHQSYDVEPENDFWIHVMVFDRILTE; encoded by the coding sequence ATGTCGTCATTATCAGATCAAAATCCTAAAAATATAGTTAATATGAACATGAAACTAGATGATCGCCAACGTAGGAAATTGCAACATGAACTCAAGATTTACATGGAACAATATTTTAAGCAAAGACTTGGGAAAGGCGTTGACTATACAAAAGTTATAATATGGGACGATATGCTTATAATACGGGGAGAAAGATTTTTAACCGAACCGGAAATATATATTGTTGAAACCTCGGCAGGACGTGAAGTAGTACGAGCAGCACGAATGAAGGTTGCACAACAACATGCAATCGAAAATGTACCCTATTTTGAAGAAAAGCTAAATGCTAAAGTAGTACATCAATCCTACGATGTTGAACCTGAAAACGATTTTTGGATACATGTTATGGTATTTGATCGAATACTTACTGAATAA
- the pabB gene encoding aminodeoxychorismate synthase component I yields MYINEIRLDIDLWDLYKNIKEVTSFILDSSLYDIELGRYTFMGLNPDVVFRSKGNKLEYFEKGTKTAWEGDPLDALNNIVKNISHTTENLTCPFPFKGGLVGYISYDLKNQIEKLPQTAEDDLNLYDQYWGIYYSFLVKDHTTKKTYIVSYDKKKADTLLKKINQFNIKTNSNYWCYIGDLKSNFTRDDYIKAVKQAKEHIRIGDIYQVNLSQRFSFDIEGSSKLFYDFLRKTSPSYFGTFLNFSEYSIMSISPERFIKTTENTIETRPIKGTRGRGENYNEDSKIKKELVNSKKDRAELLMIVDLMRNDIGKITQPGTVKVYDLFKVSTYATLFHLDAIVTGTLKPENNNYKDILKATFPGGSITGAPKIKSMEIIDELEPTTRGVYTGSIGYIGFNQECDLNIAIRTAVIKNGKGYYYAGGGIVSDSNPDLEYEETWVKTKALVKAKEEANKSANMAKWNISR; encoded by the coding sequence TTGTATATAAATGAAATTAGACTTGACATAGATTTGTGGGATTTATATAAAAACATAAAAGAAGTTACCAGCTTTATACTTGATAGTAGTCTTTATGATATAGAGCTTGGAAGATATACATTTATGGGGTTAAATCCGGATGTAGTTTTTCGCAGTAAAGGAAACAAACTAGAATATTTTGAAAAAGGAACTAAAACAGCTTGGGAAGGCGATCCATTAGATGCTCTTAACAATATTGTAAAAAACATAAGTCACACAACCGAAAACCTAACCTGTCCATTTCCCTTTAAGGGAGGATTAGTCGGCTATATATCTTATGATCTAAAAAACCAAATCGAAAAACTACCCCAAACAGCAGAAGATGACCTAAACCTTTATGACCAATATTGGGGAATATATTATTCTTTTTTAGTAAAAGATCACACTACAAAAAAAACCTACATAGTTAGCTATGATAAAAAAAAGGCGGATACTCTACTTAAAAAGATTAACCAGTTTAATATAAAAACCAACTCTAATTATTGGTGCTACATTGGGGATTTAAAATCCAACTTTACACGTGATGACTACATAAAAGCGGTAAAACAAGCAAAAGAACATATTAGAATAGGCGATATCTATCAAGTGAATCTAAGTCAAAGATTTAGTTTTGATATCGAAGGAAGTAGCAAATTATTCTATGATTTTCTTAGAAAAACTAGCCCCTCATACTTTGGAACATTTCTAAATTTTTCGGAATACTCAATCATGTCAATCTCTCCTGAAAGGTTTATAAAAACAACAGAAAACACTATAGAAACACGTCCCATAAAAGGTACTAGAGGAAGAGGGGAAAATTATAATGAAGATAGCAAAATAAAAAAAGAATTAGTAAATAGCAAAAAAGATAGAGCAGAACTATTAATGATTGTTGATCTAATGAGAAATGATATAGGGAAAATCACACAGCCCGGGACAGTTAAAGTGTACGATTTGTTTAAAGTTAGCACCTATGCAACATTATTCCACTTAGATGCTATAGTTACAGGAACTTTAAAACCAGAAAACAACAACTACAAAGATATACTAAAAGCAACTTTTCCTGGTGGATCTATTACTGGTGCTCCCAAAATTAAATCTATGGAAATAATAGATGAATTAGAGCCAACAACTAGAGGGGTTTATACTGGTTCAATTGGTTATATAGGATTTAATCAAGAGTGTGATTTAAATATTGCAATAAGAACAGCTGTGATAAAAAATGGCAAGGGATATTACTATGCAGGTGGTGGAATTGTTAGCGATTCTAATCCTGATTTAGAATATGAAGAAACATGGGTAAAAACTAAGGCATTAGTGAAGGCCAAAGAGGAGGCAAATAAAAGTGCAAATATGGCTAAATGGAATATTAGTAGATAA
- a CDS encoding anthranilate synthase component II, with amino-acid sequence MILMIDNYDSFTYNLVQYLQELGQEVIVKRNDEISIDEIVDLNPEYIFISPGPSTPDNAGITLDVIEFFTDKKPIMGICLGMQAIAQVFGAKVDVNWRQMHGKESLVTHNNSGVFTGLKNPLSVIRYHSLAVCSDLPEGLEVTASTKEGEIMGLRHKKYAIEGVQFHPESILSEAGHDLLNNFIKTYRNPI; translated from the coding sequence TTGATTTTGATGATAGATAATTATGATTCTTTTACTTATAACCTAGTTCAGTACTTACAAGAGCTTGGGCAAGAGGTTATTGTTAAACGAAATGATGAAATTTCTATAGATGAAATAGTTGATCTAAATCCTGAATATATTTTTATATCACCTGGACCATCTACTCCAGATAATGCAGGAATAACTCTTGATGTAATTGAATTTTTTACAGATAAAAAACCTATAATGGGAATTTGTCTAGGTATGCAAGCAATAGCACAGGTATTTGGTGCTAAAGTGGATGTTAATTGGCGTCAAATGCATGGTAAGGAATCATTAGTAACTCATAATAATAGTGGAGTCTTTACTGGTCTAAAAAATCCTTTATCAGTAATACGGTATCACTCTCTTGCTGTTTGCTCTGATTTACCTGAGGGTTTAGAGGTTACTGCTTCTACTAAAGAAGGTGAAATAATGGGGCTTCGTCATAAAAAATATGCTATTGAGGGAGTACAGTTTCATCCAGAATCTATTCTATCTGAAGCTGGACATGATCTATTAAATAATTTTATAAAAACTTATAGAAACCCTATATAA
- a CDS encoding Fur family transcriptional regulator produces MFILNSINKKLENNNYKLTEQRAIVLDVMVENKGKHLSAEDVLYKARKKAPSISMSTVYRTLEKLSSIDVLYKTMLDKGRFRYELCKDEYHRHHHVICIDCGSILEVKVGEELLSSLETHLEKKGFKIKDHELKSYGHCPKCNKG; encoded by the coding sequence ATGTTTATCTTAAATTCAATAAATAAAAAGCTTGAAAATAATAATTATAAACTAACTGAGCAAAGAGCTATTGTTTTAGATGTAATGGTTGAAAACAAAGGGAAACATTTAAGTGCAGAAGATGTTCTGTATAAAGCAAGAAAAAAAGCTCCAAGTATCAGTATGTCTACTGTTTATAGGACATTAGAAAAACTATCTAGTATAGATGTTTTATATAAAACAATGCTTGATAAGGGAAGATTTCGCTATGAATTGTGTAAGGATGAATACCATCGACATCATCATGTAATCTGCATTGATTGTGGAAGTATATTAGAAGTAAAAGTAGGAGAAGAATTATTAAGTAGTTTGGAAACTCATTTAGAAAAGAAAGGCTTTAAAATTAAGGATCATGAACTAAAGTCTTATGGACATTGCCCCAAATGTAATAAAGGTTAG
- the ispE gene encoding 4-(cytidine 5'-diphospho)-2-C-methyl-D-erythritol kinase, with translation MNSITIEAPAKINLTLDIKGKRDDGYHELETVMHQIDLLDYIKIEKTNENISIQSENTQIPNNEENLAYKAAELFFQKNGIKRKGVNIFIQKNIPVGAGLAGGSTNAAGVLKGLNQLYAVNLDQKSLLKLGEYIGSDVPFCIMGGTALAKGRGEVLTPINTQKLTILLVKPKYQLSTAEIYKNFAIDKVEENPNNGAFLEAWNNNDIINITSNIANVLESVSIAKYPEIANIKNKLKNLGALNAIMSGSGPTVFGIFNDRKRALNAHNYFKEQYQEVFLVSSYIKR, from the coding sequence ATGAATTCTATAACTATAGAAGCTCCAGCAAAAATAAATTTAACACTAGATATAAAAGGCAAAAGAGATGATGGGTACCATGAACTAGAAACCGTTATGCACCAAATAGATTTATTAGATTATATAAAAATTGAAAAAACTAATGAAAATATTAGTATACAAAGTGAAAACACTCAAATTCCTAACAATGAAGAAAACCTTGCTTATAAAGCAGCAGAGTTATTTTTTCAAAAAAATGGGATTAAAAGAAAAGGTGTTAATATATTTATACAGAAGAATATACCAGTAGGAGCTGGACTTGCTGGTGGAAGCACAAATGCTGCTGGGGTATTAAAGGGTTTAAACCAGCTATATGCAGTAAATCTTGATCAAAAAAGCCTATTAAAATTAGGTGAATACATAGGCTCAGATGTTCCTTTTTGCATTATGGGGGGGACTGCATTAGCCAAAGGCAGAGGAGAAGTACTAACACCTATAAATACACAAAAATTAACTATTTTACTAGTGAAACCCAAATATCAATTATCAACAGCAGAAATTTACAAAAACTTTGCTATAGACAAAGTTGAAGAAAATCCTAACAATGGAGCTTTTCTTGAAGCATGGAATAATAATGATATTATTAATATAACATCAAATATTGCAAATGTACTAGAGTCTGTATCTATTGCTAAATACCCAGAAATTGCTAATATAAAAAATAAATTAAAAAACTTAGGAGCACTAAATGCAATAATGTCTGGTAGTGGACCTACTGTTTTTGGTATATTTAATGATAGAAAAAGGGCTTTAAATGCTCATAACTATTTTAAAGAGCAATACCAAGAAGTATTTTTGGTTTCATCCTATATTAAGAGGTGA
- the spoIIR gene encoding stage II sporulation protein R: MLKKVVGIIMILNITLFAGYIIAGQGTDIGNNVLRLHVLANSDNPSDQILKLAVKDKIVELMNDEFKYIDDVEDAKTLAEKRIPQIKETAEKTIVANGYDYSVEIEVGKHNFPDRSYGNIVLPQGEYEAVRVIIGSGEGKNWWCVLFPPLCLVSATDKGIALDGTKDAEVSLKCLELLPKDSKLRIGNKQN; this comes from the coding sequence ATGTTAAAAAAAGTTGTTGGTATTATAATGATTCTAAATATTACTCTTTTTGCTGGTTATATTATTGCTGGGCAAGGAACCGATATCGGAAACAATGTTTTAAGATTACATGTACTAGCTAATAGTGATAACCCTAGTGACCAAATACTTAAATTAGCGGTAAAAGACAAGATAGTAGAATTAATGAACGATGAATTTAAATACATAGATGATGTTGAAGATGCAAAAACACTTGCTGAAAAAAGAATTCCACAAATTAAAGAAACTGCAGAAAAAACTATAGTTGCCAATGGTTATGATTATTCGGTTGAGATTGAAGTTGGTAAGCATAATTTTCCAGACCGCTCTTATGGAAATATAGTATTACCACAAGGTGAATATGAGGCTGTTAGAGTAATTATAGGAAGTGGTGAAGGAAAAAACTGGTGGTGTGTATTATTTCCTCCACTTTGCTTAGTATCAGCTACAGACAAAGGCATAGCACTTGATGGCACTAAAGATGCTGAAGTAAGCCTAAAATGCCTAGAATTATTGCCTAAAGATTCAAAATTACGCATAGGAAATAAACAAAACTAA
- a CDS encoding alcohol dehydrogenase codes for MADTMKALVYRGPEKIALEDVPKPTLKEADDAIVKVTTSTICGTDIHIQHGGVPTVQPGTILGHEFVGEVVEIGSAVNKVKVGDKVAVSCITQCGECFYCVRGIYSQCVSGSWIFGHLIDGCQAEYVRVPHANMGCHHIPEGLTEEDVLYVGDIVSTGYYGAEQANIEPGDTIAVIGAGPVGLCAMATARLWGPSKIVAVDTIDERLQEAIDNGVADVGLNPMKDDVVAILKDMTDGRGADATIEAVGIKPTFDLAIEAVRPSGTVSLLGVFEEPQEIAMESLWIKNITITMGLVNSNRIPELIRLIQSGKLDLNFLTTHRAPLNDIIKGYDIFGNKKENVLKWVVTPFER; via the coding sequence ATGGCAGATACTATGAAAGCTCTCGTTTACCGTGGACCGGAAAAAATAGCTCTTGAGGACGTACCAAAACCTACTTTAAAAGAAGCTGATGACGCGATAGTGAAAGTAACCACATCAACTATCTGTGGAACCGATATTCATATTCAGCATGGTGGTGTACCTACAGTACAACCTGGTACAATTCTTGGACATGAATTTGTTGGCGAAGTAGTTGAAATTGGTTCAGCAGTTAATAAAGTTAAAGTAGGAGACAAGGTAGCTGTCTCTTGTATAACACAGTGTGGTGAGTGCTTCTATTGTGTGCGCGGAATTTACTCTCAGTGTGTTAGCGGCAGTTGGATTTTCGGCCACTTAATAGATGGGTGTCAAGCAGAATATGTTAGAGTTCCTCATGCCAATATGGGATGCCACCATATTCCAGAAGGATTAACAGAAGAAGATGTTCTCTATGTGGGCGATATTGTATCAACTGGTTATTATGGCGCAGAACAAGCAAATATTGAACCTGGTGATACCATTGCTGTTATTGGGGCTGGCCCAGTAGGACTATGTGCAATGGCAACTGCTAGATTATGGGGTCCTTCTAAAATAGTAGCTGTTGATACCATAGATGAACGCTTGCAAGAAGCTATAGATAATGGAGTTGCTGATGTGGGACTAAATCCTATGAAAGATGATGTAGTAGCAATTTTGAAAGACATGACAGATGGTCGTGGTGCAGATGCGACTATTGAAGCAGTAGGAATCAAGCCAACTTTCGATTTAGCTATTGAAGCTGTAAGACCAAGTGGTACGGTTTCTCTTTTAGGTGTATTTGAAGAACCTCAAGAAATTGCCATGGAAAGCTTATGGATAAAGAACATCACCATAACTATGGGTCTTGTTAATTCTAACCGTATACCAGAGTTAATACGCTTAATACAATCAGGAAAGCTTGACTTAAATTTCTTAACTACTCATAGAGCTCCATTAAACGATATAATAAAAGGTTATGACATCTTTGGAAACAAGAAGGAAAACGTTCTAAAGTGGGTTGTAACACCATTTGAAAGATAA
- a CDS encoding CopG family transcriptional regulator produces the protein MATEKFEHATFYLTREQVNEIKELARKNQISRSALVRMIIREYLAKQVEDKDK, from the coding sequence ATGGCTACTGAAAAATTTGAACATGCTACATTTTATTTAACCAGAGAGCAAGTAAATGAAATAAAGGAGCTAGCAAGAAAAAATCAAATATCCAGAAGTGCTCTAGTAAGAATGATAATAAGGGAGTACCTGGCCAAACAGGTTGAAGATAAAGATAAATAG